CAGCCGCCCGGCGGGGTCGTAGCCGTACGCGGTGGCCAGGCCCGGCCCGGTCACCCCGGTCAACTCGCCCCGGGCGTTCCAGGTGTAGCCGCGTATGCCGTCGCCGGTGAGGTTGCCCTCGTCGTCGTAGCTGAACGTCTGCGCACCGCGGCCGGTCAGCCGGTTCGCCGCGTCGTAGCTGGCGGTCGGCCCGGTGGCGGGGACGGTGACCTGGGCGAGGCTGCCGGTCAGGTCCGCCACCCGTCCGGTGCCGTCGTAGCCGTAGCGCAGATCGCCGATCGGCACCCCGCCGGTGGTCTCGTAGGACAGCCGGGTGAGCTGGGAGGCGGCGTCGTAGGCGTAGCGGGCGGTGATGCCGGCCTGGTCGACGCGGGTGGTGCGGCCGGCGGCGTCGCGGTGCCAGGTGGCGGTGGTGCCGCCCTGGGTGATCTGCTCGATCAGCCCGGTCTGGTCGTAGCTGTAGGAGATGGCCGGCTGACCGGGCACGGTCATCGCGGAGCGTCGGCCGGCCGCGTCGTAGCCGTAGCCGACGGTGCCGGTCGGGCCGGTGACGGTGACCACCTGGTCGAGGTCGTTCCAGCCGAGGGTGAGCAGCCCACCGGTCGAGTCGTCGATGGTGGTGAGCCGGTCGAGGGTGTCGTAGCTGAACCGTCTGGTGCTCTCGTAGGTCGGGCCGGCGGTGACGCCGTACCCGATGAAGGTGGTGCGGCCGAGGACGTCGTACTCGGTGACGGTGGTCTTGCCGCGCCGGTCGGTGGCCGAGACGACCCGGCCGAGCACGTCGTAGGTCTGGTGGGCCTGCTTGCCGCGCGGGTCGGTGACGGTGACGGGGCGGTCGGAGCTGTCGTAGGTGACGCTGGTGCTGTTGCCCCGGGCGTCGGTGACCGTGGTCAGGTTGCCGTTGCCGTCGTAGCCGAAGGTGGTGACCCGGCCGAGGCCGTCGGTGCTGGTGACGACCTGGTTGTCGGGGTCGTAGCGGACCCGTTCCAGCACCCCGTCGGCGTCGGTGACCGCCACCGGGCGGCCGACGGCGTCGACGAAGCTGCGGGTGGTCCGGCCCAGCGGGTCGGTCACCGCGACCAGGTCGCCCTGGTCGTAGGTGTAGCGGGTGACGTTGCCGAGCGGGTCGGTGAACGAGGTGACCTGGCCGGCGGCGTTGTAGGCGTAGCGTCGGGTCCGGCCGGCGGCGTCGGTCGCGGCGGTCAGGTTGCCCCCGTCGTCGTACTCCATCCGGGTGGTGCGGCCCTGGTCGTCGGTGACCGAGGTGAGCTGCCGGTACGGCCCGCCGGAGGTGACCGTCGCGGACTGCGCAGCGGCGGTGCCGGCGAGTGTGGTGAGCCCGGTGAGCTGCCCGTTCGGGCCGTATCCGAGGGTGGTGCGCCGCCCGTACGGGTCGACCAGCGCGGTCGGCAGGTGGGTGGCCGGGTCGCGGGTGGTGGTCGAGGTACGGGCGTGGGTGGTGCCGGCGGCGGTGGTTTCGGTGGTCACCCGGCCGGCGGTGTCGAAGCGGGTCTCGCGGACGCTGCCGTCGGGTTCGGTGACCGCCGTCTTCACCACCTGACCGGTGGCGTCCGTGGTGTAGGCGAATCCGTAGCTGACCCCGCCGGGCATGGTCTGGGTGGCGACCCGGCCGGCGGCGTCGTAGCTGTTGGTGAGGTAGGTGACGCCCCGGGCGTCGGTGACGGTGGTCATCCGGTGCGCGGTGTCGTAGGTGTACGTGGTGGTCCGGCCGCCCGGCGAGGTGACGGTGGTGAGGCGGCCGGCGGAGTCGTAGCCGTACTGCACGGCCCGGCCCGCGTTGTCCTGCGCCCGGGTGACCCGGCCGGCGGTGTAGCTGAGCTTGATCCACCGTCCGTTCGGCGAGGTGATCTGGGTGATGTCGCCGGCCTGTCCGCCGCTTGCGCGGGTGAGGGTGATCTGGTTGCCGTGCCGGTCGCGGATGGACTGCAACGGGGTGTTCTCCCCGAAGACGTAGACCATGCCGTCGGTGCGGACCAGGTCCCAACCGTCGCCGTTCCAGCTCATCACCGCGTCCCGGAACGGGCCGGTGGTGTCGACGGCCTTGAACACCGCGTCGACCCAGCCGGTGCCGGGGCTGGTCCGCACGAGGTGGACCTTGCCGCTGTCCGGGAAGATCAGGTCGGCCTCGACGTACTCCTGCTTGGAGTTGATGAAGATGCCGTAGGTGAAGTTCGCGCCGATGCCGAACTCACGGTTCTGGGTGTCGTTCTGCCGGTAGGTGCGGGTGATCGAGATCGGCAGCACGTCGTTGACGGTCAGGTCGGTGTGCTCGTCGACGAAGAGACCGCTGGCCAGGTCGACCGGGTCGCCGCCATCGTCGCCGTCCTCACCCGGGCCGGTGCCGGCGGGACGCTTGCCGCTGCCGTTGAACATCGCCCCGGTGAACTCCCAGACCCGCACGTCCGGGTCGGGCATGATCTGCCGGCCGTCCGGAGTGACGGTGCCGTGGCCGTAGATGTACCAGCCGGCCTGCGCGCCGGTCACCGCGCACACGGCGGGGGCCTTGACCGTCTTGACGGGCTTCTTCGGGTACGACTTCACGGGCGTCCTGACGCAGGGCCGGCGGCCCGGGTCGTAGTCCCAGAAGTCGAGCCGGCTGCCCGGGGCGAGGCCCTGGGTGTTCGGGTAGATGATCTGCGCGCCCTCGGGCAGGATCACCGCTCCGCCGGGCTGCACGGTGAAGTAGACGGGGGTGCGGACCCCGGCCGGGAGTGGGAACGGTGGCTGGTCCACCGGCAGGGCGGTGATGGACAGTTCGGTGACCCGCTTGCCGGCCCGGTCGCGGATCACCGAGCCCTGGGGCAGCCGCACCTCGAAGCCGGGGATGGCCGGGGTGGTGATGACTGTCTGCTTGCGGGTGGGTGAGGGGAAACGGACGCTGTTGGCGGTGTCGAGCCGGGTCATCCAGATCGGGTACGACAGCTCGACGGTCTCCCCCGCCCGCAGGTCCACCCCGGTTTCGAAGCGGCCGAACGCCCGGCCGGGGCGGCTCGCCGTCGCCCCGTCGATGACCAGGACGTGGTGGCCGGCGGTGAGCCCGGTGAGCAGGAACCGGCCGGTGGCGTCGGTGCGGGTGCCGCGCCGGCCCACGGTGAGGGTGACGTCGGCGAGCGGCTGGCCGTTGAGCAGCAGGGCCTGCCCGGCGAGGGCGGTGACGCCCCGGTCGGCCCGCAGCGTCGGCTGGAGGTGGCCGTACGCGCCGGTGCGGTGGCTCGCCCAGTCCTCACCGGCGAGGTTGAACCGGTCCGGGGTCCAGGTCTCGGTGACGTCGCCGACCGGCCGGACCGGCGTCTTCGCCGGTGGTCTCCTCTTCGCGGCGGTGGCCGCGGCCGGCAGCCGTACCTCGCCGGTGATGGTGCCGACGGTGCCCGCCGACGGGTCGACCAGGACGGTGTACGTGCCGGCGACCGGCAGGGTGACCGCGCTGAGGGTGCAGGTGTCGCCGCAGTACGCGCTGCTGCCGAGGTTCGTGCCGTCCGGTCTGCGGATGACCACTGTGGCGTTGTAGCGGCTGTAGGTGCCGGCGGTCATCGCCACGGTGACCACCTGGCCGGCGCTGCCGGGGAAGGTGAGGGTGGCGTTCTGGCCGGGCACGGTGGTGGTCAGGGTGGCTGCCGCACCGCCCGGGGTGACGGCCGCGGTGGCGTCGGCCGGCACGTCGTACAGCTGGAGGGTGACCGTGCCGGTGTACATGCCCTCGGGGTTGAGCAGGATGCTGTACGTACCGGCCACCGGCAGGGTGACGGCGTCGAAGAAGCACGTCGCCCCGCAGTACGCGCTGCTGCCGAGGGTCGTGCCGTCGGGTCTGCGGATGACGGCCGTGGCGTTGTAGGTGCCGTAGCTGCCGGCGCTGCCCTGCACCGCGATGCGCTGCCCGGCGGTGCCGGGGAACGACAGCACGGCGTTCTGGCCGGGGGCGGTGGTGGTGAGGGTGACCGCGCTGCCGCCGGGCGTCGTGCCGGCGGCAGCGTCGGCGGGGACGTCGTAGATGCGCAGTGAGACCGTGCCGGTGTACATGCCGTCGGGGTTGAGCAGGATGCTGTACGTCCCGGCGACCGGCAGGGTGGTGGTGTCGAAGAAACAGGACGCCCCGCAGTACGCGCTGCTGGTCAGGTTCGACCCGTCCGGCTTACGCACGATCGCCGACGCGTTGTACGTGCCGTACGTGCCACCGGTGCCCTGCACCACGATCCGCTGACCCGCCGCACCCGTGAACGACAACACCGCGTTCTGCCCCGGCGCGGTGGTGGTCACCGGCACGGCCGGGCCGCCGACGGTGGCACCGACCGCCGCGTCCGCCGGCACGTCGTAGACCCGCAGGGTCACCGCGCCGGTGTACAGGGCGTCCGGGTTGAGCAGGATGCTGTAGGTGCCGGCCACCGGCAGGGTGGTGGTGTCGAAGAAACACGACGCCCCGCAGTACGCGCTGCTGGTCAGGTTCGACCCGTCCGGCTTACGCACGATCGCCGACGCGTTGTACGTGCCGTACGTGCCACCGGTGCCCTGCACCACGATCCGCTGACCCGCCGCACCCGTGAACGACAGCACCGCGTTCTGCCCCGGGGCGGTGGTGGTGAGGGTGACGCCGGCTCCGCCGGGGGCCGTGCCGGCGGCGACGTCGGCCGGCACGTCGTACACCCGGACGGTGAGCGCGCCGGTGTAGGTGGACGCCGGGTCGACCAGGATGCTGTACGTGCCGGCGACCGGCAGCACCATCGTGTCGAACAGGCACGACGTGCCGCAGTACGCGCTGCCGGTCAGGTTCGACCCGTCCGGCTTGCGCACGATCGCCGTCGCGTTGTACGTGCCGTACGTGCCGCCGGTGCCCTGGACCAGGATCCGCTGCCCGGCCGTGCCGGGGAAGGTGACCACGCCGTTCTGCCCGGGGCTGACGGTGGTGACGGTGACCGGGTCGCCGCCGGGGGTGGTGCCGACGGTGGCGTCGACCGGCACGTCGTACACCTGCGCGGTGAGGCTGCCGACGGCCGCCGCGGCCGGGTCGACCAGCACCGTCCAGGTGCCGGCGGTGGGGAGCGACACCGAGCTGAACGAGCAGGTCGTCGCGCAGGACGAGGAGCCGGCGGCACTGCCGTTGGGTGCCCGCAGCGTCGCGGTCACGGTGCCGCCGCCGAACGCGCCGGCGGTGAGGCTGACGGTGACGACCTGCCCGGCCGTGCCGGGGAACGACACCACGGCGTTCTGGCCCGGCACGGTGGTGGTCACCGACACCGCCGCGCCACCCGGGGTGGTGGTCGCGGTGGCGTCGGCGGGCACGGCGTACACCCGGGCGGTGAGCGCACCGACGGCGGTGGTTCTCGGGTCGACCAGCAGGGTGTAGGTGCCGTCGGCCGGCAGGGCGGTGGTGTCCAGGAAGCACGACGTCCCGCAGGAGGTGTTCGACACGACCGTGCTGCCGTCCGGACGCCGCAACGTCACCGCCGCCTCCGACGACCCGAACGTCCCCCCGGAGAGCTGCACCGCCACCCGCTGCCCCGCGCTCACCGGGAACGACACCACCGCGTTCTGCCCCGGCACCGTCGTCGTCACCGACACCGCCGCCCCACCGGGGGTGGTGGTCGCGGTGGTGTCGGCGGGTACGGCGTGCACCTTGACCGTGATGCCGCCGACGACGGTGCCCTTCGGGTCGACCAGCACGGTGTACGTGCCGGCCACCGGCAGGGCGGTGGTGTCCAGGAAGCACGACGTCCCGCAGGACGTGTTCGACACGACCGTGCTGCCGTCCGGACGCCGCAACGTCACCGCCGCCTCCGACGACCCGAACGTCCCCCCGGAGAGCTGCACCGCCACCCGCTGCCCCGCGCTCACCGGGAACGACACCACCGCGTTCTGCCCCGGCACCGTCGTCGTCACCGACACCGCCGCCCCACCGGGGGTGGTGTTGGCGACCGCGTCGTTGGGCAGGTCGTAGACCCGGGCGGTGATGGTGCCGACGATGGTGCCGGTCGGGTTGACCAGCACGGTGTACGTGCCGCTGGCGGGGAGGGTGACCGCGTTGAACGAGCAGCTGGTGCCGCAGTAGCTCTCGCTGGCCACGGTGGAGCCGTCGGGGGCACGCAGCGTCACGCCGGCGTCGTAGGTGCCGAAGGTGCCGCCGCTGAGGCTCACCGAGACGACCTGCCCGGCGGTGCCGGGGAAGGAGACGACCGCGTTCTGTCCGGGCACGGTGGTGGTCACCGACACCGCCGCGCCGCCGGGGCTGGTGGTGGCCGAGGCGTCGGCCGGTACGGCGTGGACCTTGACGGTGGCCTGGCCGAGGTAGGTGGTGTCCGGGTTGAGCAGGACGGTGTAGGTGCCGTCGACCGGGAGCGTCACCGTGTCGAAGAAGCACGATCCCCCGCAGTAGGCGCTACCGGTGAGGTTGGACCCGTCCGGCTTACGCACCACCGCCGACGCGTTGTACGTCCCGTACGTCCCACCGGTGAACTGCACCGACACCCGCTGCCCCGCCGTACCCGCGAACGCGACCACGGCGTTCTGCCCCGGGACGGTGGTGGTCACGGTGACCGGGGTGCCGCCCGGGCTGGCGGTCGCCGTGGCGTCCGCCGGCACCGGGTGGACCTGCACCGCCACCTGGCCCGCGGTGACTCCGTCGGGGTTGACCAGGATGGTGTACGTGCCGTCGACCGGCAGTGCCACCGTGTCGAAGAAGCACGATCCCCCGCAGTAGGCGCTACCGGTGAGGTTCGACCCGTCCGGCTTACGCACCACCGCCGACGCGTTGTACGTCCCGTACGTCCCACCGGTGAACTGCACCGACACCCGCTGCCCCGCCGTACCCGCGAACGCGACCACGGCGTTCTGTCCGACGGTGGTGCTCACCGTGACCGCGCCGGCCCCGGGGGTGGCGGTCGCCGTCGCGTCCGGAGCGACGTCGTGGACCTGCACGGTGACCGCGCCGACGTAGCTGGTGTCGGGGTTGACCAGGATGGTGTACGTGCCGTCGACCGGCAGCACGGTGGTGTCGAACAGGCACGAGCCGCCGCAGTACGCGCTGCCGGTGAGGTTCGACCCGTCCGGTTTGCGCACCACCGCCGAGGCGTTGTACGTCCCGTACGTCCCACCGGTGAACTGGACGAGGACCCGCTGGCCGGCCGTGCCGGGGAAGGAGACCACGCTGTTCTGGCCGGGCACCGTCGTGGTCGCCGTGACCTGCGGGCCGCCGGGTGTCGTCGCCGCCGTGGCGTCGGCCGGCACGTCGTACACCTGGACGGTGATCGTCCCGGTGGTGGCGGCCTGCGGGTCGACCACGACGGTGTACGTGCCCTCGGTCGGCAGGACGGTGGTGTCGAGGAAGCAGGCGGTGCCGCAGGAGCCGTGGGAGACGACCGTGCCGCCGCCCGGCTTGCGCAGCGTCACCGCGGCGTTGTAGGTGCCGTAGGTGCCGCCGCTGAGTTTGACCGAGACCCGCTGGCCGGTGCTGCCGGCGAAGGTGACGGTGCCGTTCTGCCCCGGCACGGTGGTGGTGACGGTGACCGCCTCCCCGCCGGCCGTGGTGACCGCGGTGGCGTCGGCCGGCACCTCCCGCACGGTCGCGGAGACCGAGCCGGTGGCCGTGCTCGCCGCCGCCAGCAGCAGCGTGTACGTGCCCGCCGTGCGGGCCGTCACCGTGTCGATGAAGCCGGTGGCCCCGACGCAGCCGGCCGACGCCGCGGTACGCCCGAACGGGTCGAGGATCTTGGCGGTGGAGATGCCGCAGGAGCCGAAGGTGCCGTCGGCGAGTTGCACGCTCGCCCGCTGCCCCTCCGCCAGGTCGAAGACGACCAGCGCGATGTCGCCCGCGCTCGCGATCGGAACGGGCGTGGTGACGCCGAGCGCGACCCGGGCGGTGTGCGCCACGTCGGCCACCGTGTAGGGGGCGGGCGCGACGAACACGTCGGTGGCACTCTCCCCGCTGCCGTGGGCGGTGCGGACGCCGATGCGGCCGGAGGCGACCCCGGCGGGTACCTCGACGGTCAGGCTGCCGGCGGCGACCGTCGAGGGGAAGGCCCGGGTGCGGTTGAGGGTGACGGCGTTGTCGGCGGTCTGGGCGGCGAACCCGGTGCCGGTGACGGTGACGGTGCCGCCGGGCGTCACGACGGGAGGCGTCACGGCGGTGACGGTGGGCGCGGACTCGTCCGGGCCGGTGACCACGAAGGACTGCGGGCTGGTCGCGGTGGTCCCGCCGACGGTGACGGTGACCAGGCCGGTGGTCGCCCCGGTGGGAACCCGCGCGACCAGACGCCGACCGTCGGCACGGGTGACGGGGGCGGGGACGCCGTTGAACGCGACGGTGTTCTCGGCGGCCACGTCGGAGAAGCAGCCGCCCTGCAGAGTCACCTCGGCACCGACGGCGGCACGGGCCGGCACCACCGACAGCAGGGCCAGGGCGGGGGCGGGGCTGCCGTCGTCGGCGACCGAGGTGACGTTGCCGGTGGGGTCGTACCGGTAGCGGGCGGTCCGACCGGCCTGGTCCTGCACCCCGGCGAGTTGCCCGGCGGCGTCGTAGGCGTAGCCGACGGAGTCGCAGGAGACCGAGGCCGGAACCATGTCCGGCAGGTCCGCCCGGATGGCGAAGGCCAGCAACAGGACGAGGGCGGCGAGCGTCGCGGTGGATCGCAGCCGCGTACCCGCCCAGACCCTCGATCGGATGGTGCCGCGGTCGAGCGGTCCCGACATGCTGCCTCCTCAGACGCGCTTCTGGGTGGCAAGATAGGCGAGTTGCATCAACCGGAATAGATGGCCGAAGGGGGCAGCGGACCCATTGATGCGATCACTTACGGTGACCGGGCCGTCTACCGGCTGAAACGGCGGCCGGCCAGAAAGGCGGTGTCAGCTATGGGACAGTTGGTTGTGTAGTCCGATCACCGGCAAATATGGGCAGGTCAGCGATGTGCCGATTCAGTGGGGATAGTCAGCACTGACACCGAATGCGACCGCCTCGTCGAGCTGCACGAGGTCGCTCACGCCGACGATGGGCCGGATGCCCTGCCGCAGCAGCCAGGCGAGCACGACCTGGTTGCGTGTCGCCCCCGTCTTCACCGGCTCACCCCGATGTCGTACGCCCGCATCCAGGTGTCGATCTCCAGTAACGGCAGCACCAGGTGGGCCGCGTTGACGTGGGTCATGGTCCGGTTCCCCGACTCGATCAGCGCGCGGACCCGCTCGGGATCGAGGTAGCCGTACAGCGGCGAGGTCTCGTCGACGACGAGTTTGTGGACCGCGCCCAGCACCTGGGCGTCGTACCCGGGATCGTGCATCGCCGGGTAGGCGCTCTTGCGGCGCTGCCGGATCTCCTCGGGCACCAGGTCGGCGACGGCCATCCGCAGCAGGCTCTTCTCCCTGCCGTCGGCCTTCTTCATCGACCAGGGCGTGTTCCACACGTACTGCACCAGCCGGTGGTCGCAGAACGGCACCCGGACCTCCAGGCCCGAGGCCATGCTCAGCCGGTCCTTGCGCTCCAGCAGCACGGACAGCGGCCCCTGGAGGCTGAGGAACAGGGCCTCCCGGACCCGCGCCTGCGCCGGGTCCTCACCCGGCAACCGGGGTACGGCGGCACGGAGCCGCCGGTAGTGGTCGCGCTCCACCTCGTCCGGCCGGATCCGCCTGACCACGTCGGGTGCCAGGCACTGCCACAGCCGGGGGGCGTCGCCCAGCCACGGGAACGTGTCCGTGCCGAGGGTGGCGGGGTCGTGGAACCAGGGGTATCCGCCGAAGACCTCGTCGGCCGCCTCGCCGGAGAGCAGGACGCGGGCGTCGGTGCGGTCCCGTACCCCCGCGAAGAGCAGGTACATCGAGGCGTCGAACTGGCCGCTGATCGGCCGGTCCATGGCGCGCATGGCCGACGGGCGCGCGTCCGCGACCGCCGCGGCCGACAGCGCGACCACCGTGTGGTCCGTACCGATCCGCTCGCTCGCGAGACGCGCGTACGGCGCGTCCCGTTCGGGCCGCAGGACGGTCGGGCGGAACGACGCCTCGTCCTCGGGGAAGTCCACCGAGAAGGTGGCCAGCCTGCCCTCGCCACGTGCCGCGAAGGCGCGCGCGGCGATCGCGGTGGTGGCCGTGGAGTCCAGCCCGCCGGAGAGCAGCGTGGCGATCGGCACGTCGGCGACCAACTGCTGGTGCACCACCTCGTGGAGCAGGTCCCGCACGTTGCCCACGGTGGTGGGCAGGTCGTCGGTGTGCGGGTCGGTGCTGAGCCGCCAGTAGCACTCCTGCCGTACGCCCGCGCGGTCCACTGTCACCACGTGCCCCGGCTTCACCTCGTGCAGTCCCCGCAACGGGGTCTGGCCCGGCAGCGCGAGCCGCCGGTTCAGCAGGACGGGCAGCAGCGCCTCGTCCACCGCCGGGCGGAACGCCGGGTTGGCGAAGATGGCCTTCGGCTCGGACGCGAAGAGCACGCCGTGCGGCAGCGGCGCGTAGAAGAGGGGCTTGACGCCGAGCCGGTCGCGGATCAGCACGAGTTGCCGCCTCGGCGCGTCCCACACCGCGAAGGCGAACATGCCGACGAGGCGCTCGGCGCAGGCCGGCCCCCACTCCCGGTAGGCGTGCAGCACGACCTCGGTGTCGGAGCGCTCGACGAAGACGTGCCCGCGCCGTTGCAGCTCGGTGCGCAGCTCCCGGAAGTTGTAGACCTCGCCGCTGTAGGTGAGGACGGTCGCGGCGTCGGGCGCGACCATCGGCTGGCGGCCACCCACGAGGTCGATGATGGCCAACCGGCGGTGCCCCAGCGCGACGTGCCGGTCGACCCACACGCCGTGGTCGTCGGGGCCGCGCCGCCGCATCGTCCCGGTCATCTCCCGGATCAGCTCGACGTCCTGACCGAGGTCACGGGTGAAGTCGAGCCAGCCCACGATTCCGCACATTTTCCCTCTCCCCAGACGTCACGCGGCCGCGGTCCGAGTCAGACTCTTCGCCCGGCGCATCGGTTTGCTCAGCGATGGAACGAGGCACGTCGCGACGACGGCCACCGACGTCACCATCGCGACCCGCAGCCCGAACCGGTCGCCGACGAGACCGGCGACGACCGCCCCCACCGGCATGACGCCCCAGGTGACGAAGCGGTGCACCGCGGTGGCGCGGGTCGACATGTGGTCGGGGGTCACGAGATGCCGGATGGTCAACGCGTTGGTCTTGAAGGCCCCCGAGCCCGCCCCGTAGACGAACGTGCCGACGCTGACCATCACCGCGGCGTACCCGCCGAACGCGCAGACCGTGGTGGCGAGTCCCGCCACGATCGGCACGCTCGCGATCCCGAGGGTCGGCCCGATGCCGAACCGCCGGGTCAGCCACCGGGCCAGCAGCGTGCCCACCGGGAAGCCGGCTCCGCCGAGGCCGACCGCGAGGCCGAAGACGGTCGGGGACAGGTGCAGGTGGTTGACCGCGAAGATCGCCACCATGGCCATGTACATCGCGATGCCGAGGTTGTAGACCAGGCCGGACGCCATGATCAGGCGCAGCAGCGGCTGCTGGAGCACGAACCGGATCCCGGCGCCGACCTCCTGCCAGACCGGCCCGCGCTCCACCACGGGCACCGGCGCCGCACGGTGGCGGATCAGCAGCAGCGTGACCATGCTGACCAGGAACGTCGCGGAGTCGGCGAGCATCGCCCGCACCGCTCCGGTCAGGCCCACCACCAGGCCCGCCAGCCCCGGCCCCAGCAGCAACGCCATCGACTCGGAGAAGGTCAGCCGGGTGTTGGCCGCGTGCAGCCGGTCGCTGTCGGCGATCAGCAACGGCGCGTACGACTGGTAGGCGATCTGGAAGAAGACGCTGCACACGCCCGTCACCAGCGCGGCCACCATCAGGTGCGCGAAGCTCAGCACCCCGGCGAAGCCGGCCAGCGGCACCGACAGCACGGCCAGCGCGCGGATCCCGTCCGCGCCGATCATCGACCGGCGCAGGCCCACCCGCGCCACCCAGACGCCGGCGGGCAGCCCGATCACCAGGTACGGCAGCTTCACCGCCGCCGCCAGCAGGCCGACGTCGAACGCGCTGGCGCCCAGCGCCTGCGTCGCCGCCAACGGCAGGGCGAGCATCAGGACCTGGTCGCCGACGAGGCTGACGCTCTGGCCGCCCCACAGCCACCGGAAATCGCGCCAGCCCTGCCGCGCGTCCTCGCGTCCCCGTACGCCGACACCCGTCACCGGCCACCTCCCGGTCGACACCGCACCACGGTCATCGGTCGACCGCCCCCAGCAGGCAGCCGAGCATGGCGCCGCTCTTCACGGTGACCGCGCCCGGCCCGGTGGCCGTGTCGAACCGCATGAGACAGCCGGTGGGCACGCCGCCGACGCAGAACGGGCTGATCACCGGGTTGGCGAGCACCTCGTCGGTGCGACCGGATTCGTCCAGCATCACCCGCACCGGGTGCCGGACGGGGGTGACGAGTTCCTGCGCCACGTAGTACTCGGATTCCGTGCCGGTACGCACCAGCTCGGCCCAACGCTCGGGCGCGGTGTTCGCGCCGAAGAACACCTCCAGTGACGACAGGCCGGCGGCGCCCTTGAGCACGAAGTCCTCCTGCCGCTCGACGAGCAGCCGGGGCAGCTCGTACGCGCTACCCCGCCAGCGCACCCGGCGCTCGCCCAGCACCCTGCTCCACGGCACGAAGCGGCGTACCAGCTCCCGGTCCTGCCCGGACATCCACGGCAGGCCCTCGGAGAGCCAGGCCAGGACCTTCTTCGAGTCGACGAGCCGGGAGGTCTGCGACGGCGTCGCGTGCATCCCGCTCTTGACGGCGGTCAGCAGCGGCGTCGCGTCCCAGCCGAGCTGCTCCGCCTCGTCCTCGCAGAACTGGACGACGCCCAGCAGGTCGGTCGGCCGGATCTCGTCGAGCAGGTGCGACAGTCGGGCGAAGCGGGCGGGCAGGCCGTGCTCGCCCAGCAGCTGGACCTGCATGTCGTTGACCCGGCCACGCTTGCCGGGATCCGCCAGTGTGCCGATCAGCAGGGCGCCGGGCGGGAGGCCCAGCTCGGCGCAGGTTCTCCTGAGCAGGGCGGCGAAGAGCGCGAAGATGTCCTCGCCCACGAGCGGCGGCAGCCCCGCCGCCGACCGGACGCGTTGCCAGGCGCGGCGCTGCTGCTCGAACTGCACCATGCCGCCGATGCCGGCGCCCACGTTGAGTTCGACGAAGCGCGGGCCGTCCCCGCCGATGACGACGTCGGCGCGGACCACGTCACCGGCGTGCCGTAGCTCGAACGCCTCGTCCGGGTTCGCCCGCTGGTATCCGGCCGGGTCGACCCGCAGCGCGGCCATCCGGCCCGCCAGGTCCGGCGCCAGGCGCAGCACCGTCTGCTGCGACAGCTCGACCAGGCGGCGGGTGACCGCCAGCAGTTCCCGGTACTCGGCCGACGGCATGACGACCGGCTCGGCCGCGATGGGGAAGCCACCCATGGG
Above is a window of Micromonospora rifamycinica DNA encoding:
- the asnB gene encoding asparagine synthase (glutamine-hydrolyzing) translates to MCGIVGWLDFTRDLGQDVELIREMTGTMRRRGPDDHGVWVDRHVALGHRRLAIIDLVGGRQPMVAPDAATVLTYSGEVYNFRELRTELQRRGHVFVERSDTEVVLHAYREWGPACAERLVGMFAFAVWDAPRRQLVLIRDRLGVKPLFYAPLPHGVLFASEPKAIFANPAFRPAVDEALLPVLLNRRLALPGQTPLRGLHEVKPGHVVTVDRAGVRQECYWRLSTDPHTDDLPTTVGNVRDLLHEVVHQQLVADVPIATLLSGGLDSTATTAIAARAFAARGEGRLATFSVDFPEDEASFRPTVLRPERDAPYARLASERIGTDHTVVALSAAAVADARPSAMRAMDRPISGQFDASMYLLFAGVRDRTDARVLLSGEAADEVFGGYPWFHDPATLGTDTFPWLGDAPRLWQCLAPDVVRRIRPDEVERDHYRRLRAAVPRLPGEDPAQARVREALFLSLQGPLSVLLERKDRLSMASGLEVRVPFCDHRLVQYVWNTPWSMKKADGREKSLLRMAVADLVPEEIRQRRKSAYPAMHDPGYDAQVLGAVHKLVVDETSPLYGYLDPERVRALIESGNRTMTHVNAAHLVLPLLEIDTWMRAYDIGVSR
- a CDS encoding MFS transporter produces the protein MTGVGVRGREDARQGWRDFRWLWGGQSVSLVGDQVLMLALPLAATQALGASAFDVGLLAAAVKLPYLVIGLPAGVWVARVGLRRSMIGADGIRALAVLSVPLAGFAGVLSFAHLMVAALVTGVCSVFFQIAYQSYAPLLIADSDRLHAANTRLTFSESMALLLGPGLAGLVVGLTGAVRAMLADSATFLVSMVTLLLIRHRAAPVPVVERGPVWQEVGAGIRFVLQQPLLRLIMASGLVYNLGIAMYMAMVAIFAVNHLHLSPTVFGLAVGLGGAGFPVGTLLARWLTRRFGIGPTLGIASVPIVAGLATTVCAFGGYAAVMVSVGTFVYGAGSGAFKTNALTIRHLVTPDHMSTRATAVHRFVTWGVMPVGAVVAGLVGDRFGLRVAMVTSVAVVATCLVPSLSKPMRRAKSLTRTAAA